From the Manis javanica isolate MJ-LG chromosome 11, MJ_LKY, whole genome shotgun sequence genome, one window contains:
- the OR51A7 gene encoding olfactory receptor 51A7 has protein sequence MSVLNNSEVQLFLLIGIPGLEHAHTWISIPICLMYLVAITGNSTILFIIKTDPSLHEPMYYFLAMLAVSDLGLSFSSLPTTLRVFLFNAVGISPSACFAQEFFIHGFTVMESSVLLVMYLDRFLAIHNPLRYSSLLTSNRVAGMGLILAIRSILLVLPFPFTLKRLKYCQKNLLSHSYCLHQDTMKLACSDNKINVIYGFFVALCTMLDLALIVLSYMMILKTVLSIASLAERLKALNTCVSHICAVLIFYVPIITLAAMHRFAKNKSPLVVILIADIFLLLPPLMNPIVYCVKTQHIREKVLGKLLNICRR, from the coding sequence ATGTCTGTTCTCAATAACTCTGAGGTCCAGCTTTTTCTTCTGATTGGAATCCCAGGCCTGGAGCATGCTCACACCTGGATCTCCATCCCCATTTGCCTCATGTACCTGGTTGCCATCACGGGCAATAGCACTATTCTCTTTATCATAAAGACAGACCCCTCACTTCATGAGCCCATGTACTATTTCCTCGCCATGCTGGCCGTTTCTGACCTGGGCctgtccttctcctcccttcccaccacgcTGAGAGTCTTCCTGTTCAATGCCGTGGGGATTTCACCCAGTGCTTGCTTTGCTCAAGAATTCTTCATCCATGGATTCACTGTCATGGAATCCTCAGTACTTCTAGTTATGTATTTGGATCGCTTTCTTGCTATTCATAATCCCCTGAGATACAGTTCTCTCCTCACTAGCAACAGAGTTGCTGGAATGGGACTGATCTTAGCCATCAGGAGCATTCTCTTAGTGCTTCCATTTCCTTTCACTCTAAAGAGATTAAAATATTGTCAGAAGAATCTCCTTTCTCACTCATACTGTCTTCATCAAGATACCATGAAGCTGGCCTGCTCTGACAACAAGATCAATGTTATCTATGGCTTCTTCGTTGCTCTCTGTACCATGCTGGACTTGGCACTAATTGTTCTGTCTTACATGATGATCTTGAAGACTGTACTCAGCATTGCATCTCTGGCAGAGAGGCTTAAGGCCCTCAATACCTGTGTCTCCCACATCTGTGCTGTGCTCATTTTCTATGTACCCATCATCACGCTGGCTGCCATGCACCGATTTGCCAAGAACAAAAGTCCCCTTGTAGTAATCCTTATTGCAGATATATTCTTGTTGTTACCACCCCTAATGAACCCCATTGTGTACTGTGTAAAGACACAACATATCCGGGAGAAGGTCTTAGGAAAGTTGCTTAACATATGTAGGAGATAA